The Larus michahellis chromosome 18, bLarMic1.1, whole genome shotgun sequence genome contains the following window.
GCTCCAGGTCACTGGGCAGCTCTGGGAGGTCAGTGGAGCCCCGAAGAAAGCGGGATTGATGGGGAACCCACTTAGAGGGTACTTTTTGGGCCCAAACTGGGGACCCACGctgggaggagcagagggcacTAATAGAGACAATGCTCTGGGTTGTTTACTGTCCTGGGGGCTCTGAGCTGTGGATGCTGCCTTGGAAAGGACTCTCGTGTGTGGCAGGGGTGTCTTGGGGAGAGAACTGCAGCAGTGCCgcacggggtgggcaggggagggggagctgcCCAGTACCACCTGCCCTGCGGGGGGGTTGGAGGCAGCTGAGGGAGGGGTGGGATCAGGGGAAGGCTCCCATGTTCCCGGTTGGGAAACACCTCCCCACCAGAAGCAGAAGTGGCTGCTGCACCAGGGAGCCATCCCATTCCTGCAGCCAAAGTGCACCCACACAAGCACTTCACCCTGCCTTCCTGACACTCTCccctgacttttccttttccagcgGGCCTCAGCATGTCCAAGAGGATACAGGTAGGAAGGCAGTTTTGGACCAGTGAGAAAAACTTGGAAGAAGAGATGTCCATCTTGTGTCTTTATTCTAGACATTGCTGAGCTTGCTTGGAGTCATACACCTCCAGAAAAGTGAATGCGAAAGCGCCAGACATGGAAGGGGTGCTGATATGAATGAAATCTGGGGGCCTACATCAGAAGACAAGGTCCCATTTTCTTGAGGGGCACCGAGATCTCCTTGTTCCCCAGAGGACAGACTATTTAGGTTGAGAGCCGGAGTCACCAAAGTGCACTAGGTAGCTTGGGCATGATCTTGTCAGAGGAGCAGCTACAGTGTAGTCAGATGTCCATGTGCATGACTGTGGAGTAACAGACATGGTCAGACCCTGATTTGCTTCTGGAACAGTGACATTTTCTATTTCCTACCTTGTGGCATTTCAGTAAGCCAGATTTCATCAATTTCTTTTCAgggattttcttctctgttctggttttggctgtatagagttaattttcttcacagtagctagtatagggctatgttttgtatttgtgatttgtgctgaaaacagcattgataaTATAGAGATGTTTTCGTTACTgttgaacagtgcttacacagagtcaaggccatttctgctcctcatacccaCTCCACCAGTGAGCAGGCGGGGAGTGCACCAGGTGTTGGGAGAGGATAGGTGactgtttaataagtaaagcaaaagccacgcacacaagcaaagcaatccaaggaattcattcactacttcccattggcaggcaggtgttcagccatctctaggAAAGCGGGGCTCCGTCACATGTAATGGttccttgggaaaacaaacaacaccaCTCCAAAtgttcccctcttccttcttctttccccagctttataggctgatcatgatgtcatatggtatatGACATCATGATAATAggcctttggtcagttggggtcagctgtcccagctgtgtcccctcctaactccttgtgcactcccagcctactccctGGCTGGTTAATAACAGGCCTCAGTTGGCTGCCAGGTGCACACCaagctgctctgtccctcctctTTCTCAGCAGGACTCGGGGGAGGAAATAAGGACAGGCAAATTGCTCATCTgataccatcatgggcaaaagagACTCATCTTTaggaaatgaatttaatttattgtcaataaCAGAGTAggaaactgagaaataaaaacaaaactaaaaccaccttcccaccacctctcttcttcctaggctcaactTTACCCCTGACTCTTCTACCTCATTCGCCCTGAGTGGCccaggggaatggggaatggagATTGCAGTTAGTTCATAACATGTTTTGTCTggcacttcttcctcctcatgctcttccgctgctccagcatggggttcttcccacaggatacagtccatgaacttctccaacgtgggttcttcccacgggctgcagttcttcaagaactgctccagcatgggtccttttcAATGGGCCACAGTCCATCAGGAACAGACTGCCCCAGCATTGGTCCCCCGCTGGTCACAACTTCCTTCGGGGCATCtcgacctgctccagcatggggtcttcAGTGGGCTGTGGTGTGGATATCCTCTCCTCTGTGGTtgtccgtgggctgcagggggagaacCTGCTCCACCATgatcttctccatgggctgcaagagGTGCTCTGCACCCATCCCCTGGagcccttcttccccctcctgcttcactggccttggtgtctgcagggctgtttctctcacattttctcactcctctctcacagctgctgtgcggtgtaaatatgttatcacagaggtgccaccagcattGCTCATTGGCTCTGTTTTGGGTAGTGGTGTGTCTGTCTTGGAGCCttggctctgtctgacatgggggtagctcctggtctcttctcactgAGGACACCTCTGCAGCTCCCCTCCCACTTCCACCCTCAACCCAAGCCACATAAACTCAATACAAACACCATGTGGGATTTCACAGATCTTAAAGAGAGTAATGCAACCCTATCCCAACAGAAACCTGGGCTCACAGCAGGTCACTAAACTTCATCCATAGGGAAGAATGCTATggattcctttctcccttttggAAAGTCTTGTTTACAATAAGCAGATGATTAAAGATTGTCTCATATGCAAAACCAAGCCATGGTGACAGAATTTATTCTCATGGCAGTCACAGATGTGTCGTCTCTGTAGGTTCTACTATTCTTTTCAGTTCCCTGTTTCCTATTTACCCTACCCAGAAACCCCATTATCCCACACCAAGTGACCCAAGTTTAATGTAAAAGCCCCTGGACTCAACCAGGAGTAACTGTCTTGGATGCTTTTATAAGTACTGGCATAAGGATACATTCACAAAGAGATGCATTGTGTCCAAACACAAACCTGGGCCAACGTTCCTTCTGAATGTGTTCATTACATCCCTTTGACTTTCAGTAAGACTCAGCAACAATCTAAAACCAGGCAGCTGGGATAGGgcaaaattcaaaattaagacCCCATGGCATCTAGAGTGCTTTCACGCAGGGTGAGCTATCAgtgaaaaggaacaaaagttTCCTGTATGCCATGGGTTTTACCAGCAAGCTCCATGATTGTATCCAAAATAGCACTATCTTTAGGCAACTACAGAGAAGGCTGAAATTTAACCCTCATGGGTACATGTGAGTGTATAAACAGGTCACTAAACTACATCTGTAGATGTACACTCATTGAGGTCTTTTAGGTTTTCTGTTGgattgttggttttatttttttcccattcctgaaCCACAAATTCTGCTCCCAGTCAATTTTAGAAACCAAAATGTCAAATCTGGAGCCTGGCCGTAGGGATGGAAGTTTCCCCTGTACTGCACTGGAGAAGAAACCACAGGAGCTACTTGGGAAATCTGGCCAGGCGCTGAGATTACCAGGTGAAATGGCACATACGGAGTGATGCCACACTTTCACAGGGCCACTTGCGGACACAGAACTTACCTGGGTCATGCAGGAGACTAGTTTCAGTGTCCTTCTCTCTCAGAGAAGGCTAGCAgtattttcttccccccacacccatcccccctccccaaaaatgaTTACTCCAAGGTCGTAGCATACCTTTTTCTCCGTGTGCTTGTGGagatctcagctgctcctcttggAACTGTCCCGTGATCGTGCCTGGATGAATCTCTCCATCTGAGTGATGCAGAATGCTAATTATCCCATGACTCAGACTCTAAGATGCTTGTGGGCACTGTACTATATGAAATGCTTAGTTCTTGCTAGAAACAACAAATGAGCACtagtttctcttcctttcctttgccttctccacACCTTCAATAAAAACCATGAGTCTCTTAAAGAACTGCAGTAATGTCTTTATCACTTTCATGTAGTGGATCCCTTTTCTGCTGGAAGGAATGGAAAtcatataaaatgaaaagaaaaaaaaagtgaaagcaaccTGCCTACTCACTATCAATTGTGTATGCTTATCCTGAAAAGTTCACTGTAAAAGAATATATCTTAAGTGAGAGGGGCAGCTGAACTCCTGCAATGAAAGTGAGAACTTCAAGCCTGAATACCTGAAAAAGATGTGGGAAGTGGGGTGGGTTTTGGCTGCTCTGTTTTAGAAGAAATGTCTGGTATACATTTCATACTCCTCAGGAAGAAATGTAAATGGAAATTCTAAATAATTTGCTTCTGAAGCCAAGAATAAGGACAAGATATTCTCAAGTATGAAACACTTTGCTTCTGGTGTTTCCAGTGAGCTAGTAAACCTTACACACCCACTGAAagtggaaataacatttttaaaacacacgTTCTCGGAcaagaaaagatttatttcttcatcagCTCAGACATCATTCTGATTAGTACTTCTTTCACATCTTTATTCCTCAGGCTGTAAATCAGAGGGTTTAACATAGGAATTATGGCTGTGTATGTGAAAGGCATAAATTTCTTTGCGTCTTGAGAGTAACTGACTTTGGGCCGTAAGTAAATCAAGGTCCCACTTCCACAGTGCAATGTTACAACAATTAGGTGTGAGGAACAGGTGGAGAAGATCTTGTGTCTACCCTCTGCAGAGGAAATCTTCAGGATGTTGGAGATGATGTAGGCATAGGATACCAGAATGAGACAAAATGGCATAACGATAACCAGTGCTGTGGCTATAACGATCTGCTTTTCATACAAAGAAGTGTCAGTGCAGGAGAGCATGATGAGGGGGGGAATATCACAGAAGAAGTAGTTAATCTTCCTGGGCCCACAAAACGGCAATGCGAACACCCAAGCTGTCTGCACCACggacacaacattaccactgcagCATGACAGCAGGACCAAGGAAAGACAAACTCTGCTGTTCATGATGATTGCATATCTAAGGGGGTTGCATATGGCCACGTAACGGTCGTAGGCCATGGCTGCCAAAAGGTACCACTCAGTGGCtcctaaaaaaatcacacagtagAGCTGTGCGACACAGCCCATGTAGGAAATGCTCCTGTCCTCTGACAGGAAGTTTACCAGCA
Protein-coding sequences here:
- the LOC141732742 gene encoding olfactory receptor 10A7-like encodes the protein MKPTDDPEPGNHTLLTGFVLSGLSRYPELKHLLFFTFCFIYTITIFGNLLIFTVTLHPSLRMPMYFFLRVLSFLDISTASVVVPKMLVNFLSEDRSISYMGCVAQLYCVIFLGATEWYLLAAMAYDRYVAICNPLRYAIIMNSRVCLSLVLLSCCSGNVVSVVQTAWVFALPFCGPRKINYFFCDIPPLIMLSCTDTSLYEKQIVIATALVIVMPFCLILVSYAYIISNILKISSAEGRHKIFSTCSSHLIVVTLHCGSGTLIYLRPKVSYSQDAKKFMPFTYTAIIPMLNPLIYSLRNKDVKEVLIRMMSELMKK